One region of Anthonomus grandis grandis chromosome 22, icAntGran1.3, whole genome shotgun sequence genomic DNA includes:
- the LOC126748970 gene encoding uncharacterized protein LOC126748970 → MDKDSASKRWVLVDEISCGEDAPLLNSSVSVSTDSDQESDGSISIISDFPTGNNSEEEHEPVDACKNQVLHDIEIDESPELNVHDEEGVVHQTTPNILISNNSDSTNTLTETCNIDTNRFEDVVDEETQANIMATSLETQTNPNLTLEKTSQTTDVAELRTQQYEGNQSSMIGYGLIASFLVIIFSSFFQQYTDYNQAGKQIHSNYKNFEPQNERENAILEFCVDKNKFKGDYFDTAVEKCIAKRLRRMEKEDGVKKTQVYLEIKEKLLDLREKELARKEKELEKALKGSEERIYKKKHTDLNKKLKEETKKKKKEVKRKEKEGKKRQEETTYKKWQQKKHKDFHSGNNTIIKSKHKRGKSNQTVDGQWYFQLYGNSRFDHRNRGKASEWYFKRANLRENKRNKARWYFEYMSNRDDSRVFYS, encoded by the exons ATGGATAAAGACAGTGCCTCTAAACGCTGGGTGCTGGTGGATGAAATCTCTTGCGGAGAAGATGCTCCACTGTTAAACTCATCAGTGTCAGTTTCGACAGACTCTGATCAAGAGTCCGATGGCAGCATTAGCATTATAAGTGACTTCCCGACAGGCAACAATTCTGAAGAGGAACATGAACCTGTTGATGCCTGCAAAAATCAG GTCCTACATGATATAGAAATAGACGAATCTCCAGAATTGAATGTTCATGATGAGGAGGGTGTAGTACATCAAACTACCCCAAATATTCTTATTTCAAATAACTCTGATTCCACTAATACCCTTACAGAGACTTGTAACATTGATACAAATAGATTTGAAGATGTAGTTGATGAAGAAACTCAGGCAAACATAATGGCAACTTCCTTGGAAACCCAAACTAACCCTAATTTAACATTAGAAAAAACTTCTCAGACAACTGATGTAGCTGAACTAAGAACTCAGCAATATGAAGGAAATCAATCTAGCATGATTGGTTATGGACTTATTGCCTCATTTTTAGTGATAATATTTTCCTCCTTTTTCCAGCAGTATACTGATTATAATCAGGCAGGAAAACAAATCCACTCGAATTACAAGAATTTTGAGCCTCAAAATGAGAGGGAAAATGCCATTTTAGAGTTCTGtgttgacaaaaataaatttaaaggtgaCTATTTTGACACAGCTGTTGAAAAATGCATTGCCAAAAGACTAAGGAGGATGGAAAAAGAGGATGGAGTCAAGAAAACCCAGGTCTACttggaaattaaggaaaaattattggatTTGAGGGAGAAGGAACTTGCCAGGAAGGAGAAGGAACTGGAGAAAGCCTTAAAAGGGAGTGAggaaagaatttataaaaagaaacatactgatcttaataaaaaattaaaagaggaaactaaaaagaaaaaaaaagaagtgaagagaaaagaaaaagaaggaaaaaagaGACAAGAGGAAACCACCTATAAAAAGtggcaacaaaaaaaacataaagactTTCACTCAGGCAACAATACCATAATTAAATCCAAACACAAAAGAGGCAAAAGCAACCAAACTGTAGATGGCCAATGGTACTTCCAGCTTTATGGAAATTCGCGTTTCGACCATCGCAATAGGGGAAAAGCTTCTGAATGGTACTTTAAAAGGGCAAATTTAAGGGAGAATAAAAGAAACAAGGCTAGGTGGTATTTTGAGTACATGTCCAACAGGGATGATTCAAGGGtgttttattcttaa
- the LOC126748772 gene encoding mitochondrial import inner membrane translocase subunit TIM50-C-like: MRFLLRTIDSCKIIIRQNWLPAVKQEQSSNAFFVLQQHLSPRRCYSNDTKASSPLGTLLSNSKEQVAANEEKKDEEEDSKKKKEQSWRKMKLTLMFFGVGFSGLGAYLVITLGTPPKDEDGNYMRDEYSDGSIVKAYLMRTLRELEYYRRLIKEPSREKLLPDPLKYPYIQPKYTLVLELTDVLVHPDWTYNTGWRFKKRPLLDYFLESLKDHYEIVIYTAEQGMTVFPLIEAIDRKNIIAYKLVRDATHFTGGHHVKSLNNLNRDLSKVICIDWNPNNVKFNPENLFRLPRWSGNDDDTTLLDLVSFLKAIAENDIEDVREVLKVYSDYDDPIMAFRDKQKRLIDELEAQEAAKKEQEKNKVSRWTPSFLKRSPSF; this comes from the exons atgagatttttaCTTAGAACAATTGATAGTTGCAAGATAATTATAAGGCAAAACTGGCTCCCAGCAGTGAAGCAAGAGCAGAGTAGCAATGCTTTTTTCGTTCTACAGCAGCACTTGTCACCCAGGAGATGTTATTCAAATG ATACAAAAGCTAGCAGTCCTCTAGGTACCTTACTGAGCAACTCCAAAGAGCAAGTAGCAGCCAACGAAGAGAAAAAAGACGAAGAGGAGGActcgaagaagaaaaaagagCAGTCATGGAGAAAAATGAAACTTACTCTGATGTTCTTTGGGGTGGGCTTCTCAGGCCTGGGGGCCTATTTAGTTATAACTCTAGGCACTCCCCCAAAAGATGAAGATGGCAACTATATGAGGGATGAATATTCAGATGGGTCCATTGTAAAAGCTTATCTTATGAGGACACTTAGGGAGCTGGAGTATTATCGAAGG ttgatTAAAGAGCCATCAAGAGAAAAACTGCTACCAGATCCATTGAAGTATCCATACATTCAACCTAAATACACATTAGTCTTGGAGTTAACAGATGTATTGGTGCATCCTGATTGGACGTACAATACTGGTTGGAGATTCAAGAAGAGGCCAT TGTTGGATTACTTCCTAGAGTCCCTAAAAGATCATTACGAGATAGTAATATACACAGCTGAACAGGGCATGACAGTTTTCCCATTAATTGAAGCGATTGACCGTAAAAACATTATTGCTTACAAACTTGTAAGGGATGCAACTCATTTTACTGGGGGACATCATGTCAAAAGCTTGAATAACTTAAACAGAGACCTAAGCAAAGTAATTTGTATCGACTGGAATCCTAATAATGTGAAATTTAATCCAGAGAATCTTTTCCGTTTGCCACGTTGGTCTGGGAATGATGATGATACTACTCTGTTGGATTTAGTTAGTTTTCTTAAAG CAATTGCTGAAAATGATATTGAAGATGTCAGGGAGGTCCTGAAGGTTTATAGCGACTACGACGATCCGATAATGGCATTTAGGGACAAGCAGAAGAGGCTCATCGATGAACTGGAGGCACAGGAAGCGGCAAAGAAGGAACAGGAAAAGAATAAAGTATCCAGATGGACGCCAAGTTTTCTTAAAAGATCGCCATCATTTTAG
- the LOC126748771 gene encoding calcium permeable stress-gated cation channel 1: MVQHSDDDTCLTVRKNTTVITNIYEGIPETFILNVICWILLILLFAILRNRAWDYGRLALVHTQKWTQLFYKNTDDAVAVEENNPDVSLVPDTGCLWFVSLFKITKSKIYARCGPDASHYLSFQKHLLILFTVISIFSIAVILPVNFQGTLEGNSTTFGHTTLSNLGPSSNLLWVHVVASLCMAPLTIMIMKKCSGKTPSASALSSRTLMVTNIAKQHRNIEDIKNYFTVRYPQVEVLDVQLTYKVKHLVKLENERSKVIEAKLYCTENCHRNAQIKVQPKGCICCYPCNTMDALEYYTREEQRLNELVLSERRTALAAPLGIAFVTVAGDDMAQYVIKSFEPGTLRNWHIVQAPTPADINWENLEISYRNWYSKAIFINFIVFLLFFFLTTPIIVLNVFNQINQAHGDILNKLSPLISQFFPILLLLSVSALMPVIVAYSDEWMSHWTKSKQNFSVMFKTFCFLLFMVLILPSLGLTSAQAFVEWPLQNNTKVRWSCIFLADKGAFFVNYVITSALIGTALELLRFPELAMYALRLSFIKSEAEKPSIRKEILSEFQFGIHYAWTLLIFTISTVYSLSCPLITPFGLLYLCLKHLVDKYNIYYVYKPIAMSTEGQQIHAGAVRMVRVAILLCQIILTAFFFIRDSGGLNAMTYVMFIGICVTVTCFFFLSPFPTCKSVTSVKSHLPALREQYIAPVLLSSSNINKNSIIDSSSPVIYGSAGPSIIIPETGSSNA; this comes from the exons ATGGTCCAGCACTCAGATGATGACACTTGCTTAACAGTACGGAAAAACACCACCGTTATCACCAACATATATGAAGGTATTCCGGAAACGTTTATTCTCAACGTTATTTGctggattttattaattttactgttTGCAATCCTCCGAAACCGAGCCTGGGACTATGGGCGGTTAGCACTTGTACATACGCAGAAATGGACTCagcttttctataaaaatactGATGATGCAGTGGCAGTTGAGGAAAATAACCCGGATGTATCCCTGGTACCGGATACAGGATGTCTTTGGTTCGTTTccctatttaaaataaccaaGAGCAAGATTTATGCGAGGTGTGGACCTGATGCCTCACACTACCTCTCGTTTCAGAAGCACCTATTGATATTATTCACTGttatatcaatattttctaTTGCAGTGATATTGCCTGTTAATTTCCAAGGAACTCTTGAAG gtaacaGTACAACCTTTGGACACACAACATTGAGCAACCTGGGCCCATCATCAAACTTATTATGGGTGCATGTGGTAGCCAGCTTATGTATGGCTCCATTAACCATAATGATAATGAAAAAATGTTCTGGAAAAACCCCTAGTGCCTCTGCATTGTCCTCAAGAACTTTAATGGTGACTAATATAGCAAAACAACACAGGaatattgaagatattaaaaattattttactgtaAGGTATCCACAGGTAGAAGTACTTGATGTCCAACTAACTTACAAGGTAAAACATTTAGTTAAGTTAGAAAATGAGAGAAGCAAAGTGATTGAGGCAAAGTTGTACTGTACAGAAAATTGCCACAGGAATGCACAAATTAAAGTACAACCAAAGGGTTGTATTTGTTGTTACCCTTGTAACACTATGGATGCTTTAGAATATTATACCAGGGAGGAACAGAGACTTAATGAGTTGGTTTTGTCTGAAAGGAGAACTGCTTTGGCTGCTCCTTTAGGTATTGCTTTTGTAACTGTTGCTGGTGATGATATGGCTCAATATGTCATTAAATCATTTGAGCCCGGCACTTTGAGGAATTGGCATATTGTTCAAGCACCCACTCCAGCAGACATTAATTgggaaaatttggaaatatcTTATAGAAACTGGTACTCCAAGGCAATATTTATCAACTTTATAGTATTTTTGTTGTTCTTTTTCCTCACCACCCCAATTATTGTCTTAAATGTGTTCAATCAAATTAATCAAGCCCACGGTGACATCCTTAACAAACTCAGCCCACTTATTTCTCAATTCTTTCctatattgttattgttatcTGTGTCAGCACTTATGCCAGTGATAGTTGCCTACAGTGACGAATGGATGTCACACTGGACAAAATCCAAGCAGAACTTTTCAGTCATGTTTAAAACCTTTTGCTTTTTGCTCTTTATGGTTTTGATTTTGCCCTCTTTAGGTCTAACTAGTGCCCAAGCATTTGTAGAGTGGCCCCTGCAAAATAACACCAAAGTTAGATGGAGCTGTATATTTTTAGCAGACAAAGGTGCCTTTTTTGTCAATTATGTGATTACTTCTGCCCTTATTGGAACTGCTTTGGAGCTGCTTAGGTTTCCTGAGTTAGCAATGTATGCATTAAGGTTGTCATTTATCAAATCTGAAGCAGAGAAGCCAAGCATTCGCAAAGAGATTTTGTCAGAGTTCCAGTTTGGCATACACTATGCATGGACTTTGCTTATTTTCACTATAAGTACTGTGTATAGTTTATCTTGCCCACTAATAACTCCTTTTGGGCTATTATACTTATGCTTAAAACATTTGGTTGACAAGTATAACATTTACTATGTTTATAAACCAATAGCAATGTCTACTGAGGGGCAACAAATCCATGCTGGGGCAGTTAGGATGGTTAGGGTAGCCATATTGCTATGCCAAATTATTCTAACAGCATTCTTCTTTATCAGGGATAGTGGAGGTTTGAACGCAATGACTTACGTTATGTTTATTGGCATATGTGTGACGGTAACttgctttttctttttgagCCCTTTCCCTACGTGCAAATCTGTTACATCAGTTAAATCACATTTACCAGCCCTTAGAGAGCAGTATATTGCTCCAGTATTACTAAGCTCcagtaatattaataaaaacagtattaTAGACTCTTCGTCTCCTGTTATATATGGATCAGCTGGCCCTAGCATAATTATTCCTGAAACTGGTTCTAGTAATGcctaa